From the Cryptosporidium parvum Iowa II chromosome 2, whole genome shotgun sequence genome, one window contains:
- a CDS encoding heat shock protein DnaJ Pfj2 codes for MLCVLFVLRLVLLIVIPVIAGKDYYKILGVPRNANENQIKRAYRKLSLKYHPDKNPGSKEKFMEVANAYEVLVNPETRRKYDAFGEEGLKSEGFGGGGDGGFDFGGFGGFGGFGDFGGFKFSAGGNTFHFGGGGPFGFGGGGGGRRQGSNSRSHFESQGSSYNNLYSDSKHVTELSTMSAGEIKDKIKSREWIMIVNFYRPGCGPCKQLVQAYGNIAKLMSQYDVEFGAVNCDTHFQLCQSYNIEKYPHLSMFIKGKNSQIVFNPSPGSKNPYSESNIGKWITEKMPDHSMRLNSYNQAIQWLRLGKHIPKAVLFTNKDSSSPLLKKIAKDFQNRLNLAIVSINNDWLKKIFFASPHMEASKPANPPYILSVDEINESGNKVGGKATESSSITASGEWISLNTISHDVITLTLSRIVGSFRARKQHDINEALKSKVQELTFELVTSKGFCSETDSRFCVILIMEKNDFRMDKRFEDLSFKYRNDPINFFWISAFRNGKNSHFLDTFKCHSEFSPSSKTCIAIYRAKRRKFQTFDNLEQLPKFIDGLLDGSHSLSSNIPRSTPIPVPAESEPTASYQNDEEDHEYSDSEDSDYGQESSRDEL; via the coding sequence ATGCTCTGCGTTTTATTCGTGCTAAGATTAGTATTGTTAATAGTAATACCAGTAATTGCAGGAAAAGATTACTATAAGATTTTAGGGGTTCCAAGAAATGCAAATGAGAACCAAATAAAACGAGCATACAGAAAGTTAAGCTTAAAATACCATCCAGACAAAAATCCTGGCTCTAAAGAGAAATTCATGGAAGTTGCAAATGCATATGAGGTTTTAGTCAATCCTGAAACAAGACGTAAATACGATGCTTTTGGAGAAGAGGGATTAAAGTCTGAAGGATTTGGTGGAGGAGGAGATGGAGGATTTGATTTTGGTGGATTTGGTGGATTTGGAGGCTTTGGGGACTTCGGAGGTTTCAAGTTTAGTGCAGGAGGCAATACTTTCCATTTTGGAGGGGGAGGACCATTTGGTTTTGGAGGAGGTGGTGGAGGTAGGCGTCAGGGAAGTAATTCAAGATCTCATTTTGAATCTCAAGGAAGCTCCTATAACAACTTGTATTCGGACTCAAAACATGTTACTGAACTTTCAACAATGTCAGCTGGTGAAATCAAGGATAAGATCAAATCCAGAGAATGGATTATGATTGTTAACTTCTATAGGCCTGGATGTGGACCCTGTAAGCAGCTAGTACAAGCCTATGGAAATATAGCAAAACTAATGTCCCAGTATGATGTAGAATTTGGAGCAGTTAATTGCGATACCCATTTTCAACTTTGTCAATCCTATAATATTGAGAAGTACCCTCACCTATCCATGTTTATTAAAGGTAAAAATAGCCAAATAGTCTTTAATCCAAGTCCTGGATCTAAGAATCCATATAGTGAATCAAATATAGGCAAATGGATAACAGAAAAAATGCCAGATCACTCTATGCGTCTCAATTCTTATAACCAAGCGATTCAATGGCTTAGACTTGGGAAGCATATTCCAAAAGCAGTTTTGTTCACAAACAAAGACTCTTCCTCTCCTTTACTCAAAAAGATTGCAAAAGATTTCCAGAATAGACTAAACCTAGCAATTGTCTCGATTAATAATGACTGGCTGAAAAAGATATTCTTTGCATCACCCCACATGGAAGCTTCAAAACCCGCAAATCCCCCTTATATTCTCTCAGtagatgaaattaatgaatctGGAAATAAAGTTGGAGGAAAAGCCACAGAATCATCATCAATAACTGCCTCTGGAGAATGGATTTCTCTTAATACAATTTCTCATGATGTCATTACTTTAACATTGAGTCGTATTGTTGGCTCATTTAGAGCAAGGAAACAGCATGACATTAACGAGGCCTTGAAGAGCAAAGTTCAGGAACTTACTTTTGAATTGGTTACTTCCAAAGGGTTCTGCTCCGAGACTGATTCAAGATTTTGtgttattttaattatggAAAAGAATGACTTTAGAATGGATAAGCGTTTTGAAGACCTTTCTTTCAAGTATAGAAACGACCCAATAAACTTCTTCTGGATCTCAGCCTTTAGAAATGGCAAAAATAGCCACTTCTTAGATACTTTCAAATGTCATTCTGAGTTTTCACCGTCTTCAAAAACATGTATTGCCATTTATAGAGCTAAGAGAAGGAAATTTCAAACATTTGATAACCTTGAGCAGCTTCCAAAGTTTATTGATGGACTCCTGGATGGATCCCACTCTCTATCATCTAACATCCCTAGATCCACTCCGATCCCTGTTCCAGCAGAGTCAGAGCCAACAGCCTCTTACCAAAACGATGAAGAAGATCACGAATATAGTGACTCTGAAGACTCTGACTATGGACAGGAAAGCTCCAGGGATGAACTTTAA
- a CDS encoding Sc6p-like, SM domain: MVHEYIGSKITIISRNDKRYEGVLHSIDVDKSTITLKDVRYFENGPNGAPGPASSTVFEMIVFRGSDITDLAVCQPAAATNNNGLPNDPAILSVNGGSGTTSAQSQGQSHVADTSSVNQQKPLETSSSNSRRSPKMSYSNAVSGGKPSGTNQGSSSISNGRKDHSRNRQRGGGYSGKSYKGSGGSSHYNNGGGSQRSFIVGELKPRINQALKAELDTEFDFSEQNKKFEKTLNEGLASAQTEQGVKLEGTISDTGNKSGAMNTGLGISGNSNASNDTTDDDPSKKLTVGGYNKVSGFFDSISCETLDPERSKKPQGSSDPQAKALREKQKQIDKETFGTSAVKPRTGSYNRGSHHRRGGGSHRGGYHGNNRFNKREA; this comes from the coding sequence ATGGTTCACGAATATATTGGAAGCAAAATTACAATAATTTCTCGTAATGATAAAAGATATGAAGGTGTCTTGCACTCTATAGATGTTGACAAGTCCACTATCACTTTAAAAGATGTTAGATACTTTGAGAATGGTCCAAATGGTGCTCCTGGGCCTGCATCATCAACCGTTTTTGAGATGATTGTTTTTAGAGGAAGTGACATTACAGATCTTGCAGTTTGTCAGCCGGCAGCGGCAACAAACAATAATGGACTTCCAAATGATCCTGCGATATTATCAGTTAATGGAGGATCAGGGACTACTTCAGCTCAGAGCCAAGGTCAGAGTCATGTCGCTGATACTAGCAGTGTTAATCAGCAAAAACCACTTGAAACTAGTTCAAGTAACTCTAGACGTTCCCCTAAAATGAGCTATAGCAATGCTGTATCCGGAGGAAAACCCTCAGGCACTAATCAAGGGAGCTCATCAATCTCGAACGGACGCAAAGATCATTCCAGGAATAGACAAAGAGGTGGTGGATATTCAGGAAAATCTTATAAAGGTAGCGGAGGAAGCTCTCATTATAACAATGGTGGAGGTAGTCAAAGGTCTTTCATTGTTGGAGAACTAAAGCCTAGAATTAATCAGGCTCTCAAAGCAGAACTTGATActgaatttgatttttccgaacaaaataagaaattcGAGAAAACGCTCAATGAAGGACTTGCTTCTGCTCAAACGGAACAGGGAGTTAAATTAGAAGGTACCATTTCAGATACCGGTAACAAATCTGGAGCTATGAATACAGGTCTAGGTATTAGTGGAAATTCTAATGCAAGTAATGATACTACTGATGATGACCCATCCAAAAAACTAACGGTTGGAGGATACAACAAAGTTTCTGGATTCTTTGATAGCATTTCCTGTGAAACTTTAGATCCTGAGCGCTCAAAAAAACCTCAAGGTTCATCTGATCCCCAAGCTAAAGCCCTCAGagaaaaacaaaaacaaaTAGACAAGGAAACCTTTGGAACGTCAGCTGTAAAACCTCGTACTGGGTCCTATAACAGAGGTTCTCATCATAGAAGAGGTGGAGGAAGTCATAGAGGTGGATATCATGGAAATAACAGATTCAATAAAAGAGAGgcataa
- a CDS encoding glucose-6-phosphate isomerase, cytosolic (GPI) (phosphoglucose isomerase) (PGI) (phosphohexose isomerase) (PHI) codes for MPELYELPSYSALKEYANKQKCIHLRDLLKNEVRNSCLTVNFGEIFMDFTRQNLDEEGFELLIKLAAESNLMEKIKLQLKGGIINSTEKRAVLHTALRSKSNIPITLSSGQNVLNDVNEVNRRIFKFANAIRKGELLGSTGKILKDVICIGIGGSYLGPEFVYEALRTTQEGFEASMGRRLRFLANVDPIDIRRATEGLHPETTLVIIVSKTFTTAETILNAKTIKEWLHKALKSETAVSKHLAAVSTNIKATSDFGIPVDHVFGFWDWVGGRFSVCSAVGLVPLSIHFGANLVQEFLDGCWDMDQHYETAPVSKNLPVLLGLLSVYNSTFMDKSCVAVLPYCQALCKFPAHVQQLLMESNGKSSSIDGNMLHDKIKTGAIFFGEPGTNAQHSFYQLLHQGRNTTNCEFIGFAKSQCDSQILGDPISNHDELMCNFFAQPDALAIGKTQRELNLEDCPENLIPHKLFQGNRSSISLLLPICSAYYIGQLLALYEHRTAVEGFILNINSFDQYGVELGKVLAKDIRNIISLKKTNSSPEIIQNKEDKIPGPTRRLIDLYLRVSKSLTN; via the coding sequence ATGCCAGAACTTTATGAACTTCCATCATATTCAGCATTGAAAGAATATGCAAACAAACAAAAATGCATACACCTGAGAGATCTCCTTAAAAATGAAGTCAGAAATTCGTGTTTAACTGTCAATTTTGGAGAGATTTTTATGGATTTTACAAGACAAAACTTAGATGAAGAAGGTTTCGAGcttttgattaaattaGCAGCAGAATCGAATTTGatggaaaaaattaagtTGCAGCTCAAAGGTGggattattaatagtacAGAAAAGAGAGCAGTCTTACACACTGCTCTACGTtcaaaaagtaatattcCTATTACTCTTTCCTCCGGTCAGAACGTACTAAATGATGTAAATGAGGTAAATAGACGAATTTTCAAGTTTGCAAATGCTATAAGAAAAGGTGAGCTTCTTGGCTCCACAGGAAAAATACTGAAAGACGTTATCTGTATTGGAATTGGAGGTAGTTACCTTGGACCTGAGTTTGTCTATGAGGCATTAAGAACAACTCAGGAAGGCTTTGAAGCTTCCATGGGAAGAAGACTACGCTTTTTAGCTAATGTTGATCCTATAGACATTAGAAGAGCTACTGAAGGATTACATCCTGAAACTACTCttgttattattgttaGCAAAACTTTCACAACAGCTGAAACCATTCTTAATGCAAAAACTATTAAAGAATGGCTACACAAAGCTCTTAAAAGTGAAACTGCAGTAAGTAAGCATCTTGCTGCGGTTAGTACTAATATTAAGGCTACCTCCGATTTTGGAATTCCTGTTGACCACGTATTTGGATTTTGGGATTGGGTTGGTGGTAGGTTTTCTGTCTGCAGTGCAGTTGGTCTTGTTCCGCTTTCAATCcattttggcgccaacCTCGTGCAGGAATTTTTGGATGGCTGTTGGGACATGGACCAACATTATGAAACTGCTCCAGTTAGTAAGAATTTACCAGTCTTATTGGGTCTTCTTAGTGTCTATAATTCGACATTTATGGATAAGAGTTGTGTTGCAGTTCTCCCATATTGTCAGGCACTATGCAAATTCCCTGCACATGTACAACAATTACTTATGGAGAGTAATGGAAAGAGTTCAAGTATTGATGGAAATATGCTTCATGATAAGATTAAGACTGGCGCCATATTCTTTGGCGAGCCAGGCACTAATGCTCAACACAGTTTTTATCAGCTTTTGCATCAAGGCAGAAATACAACAAATTGCGAGTTTATTGGATTTGCAAAATCTCAATGCGACTCTCAGATCTTAGGTGATCCAATTTCTAATCATGATGAGCTAATGTGTAATTTCTTTGCTCAGCCTGATGCATTGGCAATTGGTAAAACTCAGAGAGAGTTGAATCTAGAGGATTGTCCGGAAAATCTGATTCCTCATAAGTTATTCCAAGGAAATAGATCTTCTATTTCTCTCTTATTACCAATCTGTAGTGCATATTATATTGGCCAACTTCTTGCACTGTATGAACACAGAACTGCAGTGGAGGGATTTATTCTAAATATTAACAGCTTTGATCAATATGGGGTGGAACTTGGTAAGGTTCTTGCTAAAGATATAAGAAACATTATTTCACTAAAAAAGACCAATTCATCTCctgaaattattcaaaataaggAGGATAAGATTCCTGGGCCTACCAGGAGATTAATTGACTTATATTTGAGGGTTTCAAAGAGCCTGACGAAttga
- a CDS encoding replication factor C subunit 5, which yields MLWIDKYQPRYLRDLKCNKELNSLLEKITSNSNGNIPHLLFYGPSGGGKKVRISSVLHEIFGDSVDKVKADMIKPEGTNSEFVLCQSPHHMQISAPDLGTKDGIVTQYLIKQLSSQMGANSFFSKGPNYRVFTILEADVLSLKAQAGLRRTMEKYSNNSRLILHCEQLSSIIPPLRSRCLCIRVPLPSPEEVLQVLRFISNSENLQVPNNYLEQIVTESECNLRRAILILETAHTQSFSNPPSALKLPWQKVCIDIATSIVKNPHPKTLLDVREPLYDLLCSCIPADLILVTLTKQLLSIVSASAQPIIINAAAHYAHTLKLGSKDIWHIEAFLAQVMNCHKYSK from the exons ATGCTTTGGATTGATAAATACCAGCCACGATATCTTAGGGATTTGAAGTGCAACAAAGAACTAAATAGtttattagaaaagattacttcaaattcaaatggTAATATTCCACATTTGCTTTTTTACGGCCCTTCAGGGGGAGGGAAAAAAGTAAGAATTTCATCAGTTCTGCACGAAATTTTTGGAGATTCAGTAGATAAG gTTAAAGCAGATATGATAAAACCAGAAGGAACAAATAGTGAATTTGTTTTATGCCAAAGCCCCCATCATATGCAGATTAGTGCACCAGATTTGGGTACGAAGGATGGCATAGTTAcacaatatttaattaagcAACTAAGTTCACAAATGGGAGCCAACTCATTCTTTTCTAAAGGCCCAAATTATCGTGTATTTACAATACTGGAGGCTGATGTCTTATCTTTAAAGGCTCAAGCAGGGCTAAGAAGGACTATGGAAAAGTATTCAAATAACAGtagattaatattacattGTGAACAGTTATCATCTATCATTCCACCCTTAAGAAGCCGATGTTTATGTATTAGGGTGCCTTTACCTTCTCCTGAGGAGGTTCTTCAAGTTTTGagatttatttctaattctgAAAATCTTCAAGTACCTAATAATTATCTCGAACAAATAGTTACAGAATCTGAATGTAATTTAAGAAGAGCAAttctaatattagaaaCTGCTCATACACAATCTTTTTCAAATCCTCCAAGTGCTTTGAAGCTTCCATGGCAAAAGGTTTGCATTGATATTGCCACTAGC ATTGTTAAAAACCCTCATCCAAAAACGCTTTTAGATGTAAGAGAACCTTTATACGACTTGTTATGTAGCTGTATTCCAGCTGATTTGATTCTTGTTACATTAACTAAACAGCTACTATCAATTGTTTCTGCCAGTGCTCAAccaatcattattaatgcTGCTGCACACTACGCTCATACATTAAAGCTTGGAAGTAAAGATATATGGCATATTGAAGCCTTTCTAGCACAAGTTATGAACTGtcataaatattcaaaatga
- a CDS encoding protein kinase, translating into MSEHTKMAINEEMNGSEKRMTTTRVIRRNSPYLRAPRMYSISDLALACPLHCPELSISDFDIGRKLGSGQFGSVYLARERRTKYIVGLKVLRKKNLVKSGMEVQVRREIEIQAHLKHENILQLYAWFEDKSRIWLVIEIAPGGELYEKLCTDGPLKEYQAARYMKMMIEAIQCCHRKHVIHRDIKPENILIGVDGQLKLADFGWSSHINNNKSRRRTFCGTYDYLPPEITRKQEYGPEVDIWSLGVLCYELVKGEPPFPSNQGHNVQYYLIQNKQPEYSPHWSPILVGFIHSALQKLPQNRITIADMLKHPFITKYTSGETLTQEISLTENPNKNLNVESYSNNDENVCKNSKINQQS; encoded by the coding sequence ATGTCAGAGCATACAAAAATGGCAATAAATGAGGAGATGAATGGAAGTGAAAAGAGAATGACAACAACCAGGGTCATAAGAAGAAATTCACCATATTTACGAGCTCCAAGAATGTATTCAATCTCAGATTTGGCTTTAGCATGTCCTTTGCACTGCCCAGAATTAAGTATTTCAGATTTCGATATTGGTAGAAAGTTAGGTAGTGGCCAATTTGGGTCAGTTTATTTGGCAAGAGAAAGAAGAACAAAGTATATTGTTGGTTTAAAAGTACTTAGGAAGAAGAATCTCGTAAAGAGCGGGATGGAAGTTCAAGTTAGAAGAGAAATTGAGATTCAGGCGCATTTAAAGCATGAAAATATCCTCCAACTCTACGCATGGTTTGAAGATAAGAGCAGAATTTGGCTTGTAATAGAGATAGCTCCAGGTGGAGAGCTTTACGAAAAGTTGTGTACAGATGGGCCACTCAAGGAATACCAAGCTGCAAGATatatgaagatgatgattgAAGCTATTCAGTGTTGTCATAGGAAACATGTTATTCACAGAGATATAAAAcctgaaaatattttgatagGAGTGGATGGCCAACTCAAGCTTGCAGATTTTGGTTGGTCTTCACatattaacaataacaAGAGTAGAAGGAGAACATTTTGCGGGACCTACGATTACCTCCCGCCAGAGATCACTAGGAAGCAAGAGTACGGACCAGAAGTAGACATTTGGTCTTTGGGAGTTTTATGCTATGAGCTAGTTAAGGGTGAACCTCCTTTTCCTTCAAATCAGGGGCATAATGTTCAGTACTACTTGATTCAAAACAAACAGCCCGAATATTCACCTCACTGGTCTCCAATTTTGGTTGGATTCATTCATTCAGCACTACAAAAATTACCTCAAAACAGGATCACTATTGCTGATATGCTCAAACATCCTTTTATCACCAAATATACATCTGGAGAAACTCTTACCCAAGAGATTTCTTTAACTgaaaatccaaataaaaaCTTAAATGTTGAAAGTTATAGcaataatgatgaaaatgttTGTAAAAATAGCAAGATTAACCAGCAAtcttaa